A DNA window from Hordeum vulgare subsp. vulgare chromosome 1H, MorexV3_pseudomolecules_assembly, whole genome shotgun sequence contains the following coding sequences:
- the LOC123409808 gene encoding peptide-N4-(N-acetyl-beta-glucosaminyl)asparagine amidase A-like → MAVPSARLALLLCLMIPATVASSRSLRKSPANASRPTTFFEVDRPLRRSSGRCSTLLLSASFGSTFNKPPATNAYSPPRCLVKAGGRASAISLAVLEWRAACRGAQLDRVFGVWLGGAELLRGSTAAPPPNGIIWSVSKDVTKYASLLAAAGKPTFTVYLGNLVNTTLTGVYHANVTLHLYLRRTPPTKPPPATAPADLVVPVSRALPLDGGLWFPIQSAADVASKSVALPSNAYRAVLELYVSFHQDDELWYKNQPGYQNGPFREVTARVDGVLAGSVCPFPVIYPGGIYPLLWRPIAPIGSFNLPTYDIELTPFLGKLLDGKAHELAFAVTNAVGVWYVGANLHLWLDPGGTATTAGLVSYVAPAAKTTSSKSADPVDTHYHATANRLVSATGWVKSSYGNITTNSTRTFALVYLLTFETLDLTIVADTGVVATDGAGGVMYSAQTHGNFPLGWVYQQNSLTVTHGLEETTVAAGRWSSAPPYRSLRTTQSSLVEDEEGGGKSWGVRQTYRYNATDGCYFRNVTSSNYSVVSDHSNELCVKGAASVGVGAVTAALPTVNLP, encoded by the coding sequence ATGGCCGTGCCATCCGCTCGCCTCGCCCTCCTCCTCTGTTTGATGATCCCAGCCACCGTCGCCTCAAGTCGGAGCCTACGCAAATCCCCAGCCAACGCGTCGCGGCCGACCACCTTCTTCGAGGTGGACCGCCCGCTCCGCCGCAGCTCCGGCCGGTGCTCCACGCTCCTGCTGTCCGCCTCCTTCGGCTCCACCTTCAACAAACCCCCCGCCACCAACGCCTACTCCCCGCCGCGCTGCCTCGTCAAGGCGGGCGGCCGCGCCTCAGCGATCTCCCTCGCGGTGCTCGAGTGGCGCGCCGCCTGCCGGGGAGCCCAGCTCGACAGGGTCTTCGGCGTCTGGCTCGGCGGCGCGGAGCTCCTCCGCGGCAgcaccgccgcgccgccgcccaaCGGCATCATCTGGTCCGTCTCCAAGGACGTTACCAAGTACGcgtccctcctcgccgccgccggcaagCCCACCTTCACCGTGTACCTCGGTAACCTCGTCAACACCACGCTCACCGGCGTGTACCATGCCAACGTCACGCTCCACCTCTACCTCCGCCGCACGCCGCCGACGAAGCCGCCGCCCGCCACGGCTCCCGCCGACCTCGTCGTCCCGGTGTCGCGAGCCCTCCCTCTCGACGGCGGGCTGTGGTTCCCGATCCAGAGCGCCGCCGACGTCGCGTCCAAGAGCGTCGCGCTGCCATCCAACGCCTACCGCGCGGTCCTCGAACTCTACGTCTCGTTCCACCAAGACGACGAGTTATGGTACAAGAACCAGCCCGGGTACCAGAACGGCCCGTTCCGCGAGGTCACCGCTCGTGTCGACGGTGTCCTCGCCGGCTCCGTGTGCCCGTTCCCCGTCATCTACCCCGGCGGCATCTACCCGCTCCTATGGCGGCCAATCGCCCCCATCGGCTCCTTCAACCTCCCGACGTACGACATCGAGCTGACGCCTTTCCTGGGCAAGCTGCTGGACGGCAAGGCGCACGAGTTGGCGTTCGCGGTGACCAACGCCGTGGGCGTATGGTACGTCGGCGCCAACCTCCACCTCTGGCTGGACCCCGGCGGCACGGCGACGACGGCGGGCCTCGTGAGCTACGTCGCGCCGGCGGCGAAGACGACGTCGTCCAAGTCCGCCGACCCCGTCGACACCCACTACCACGCGACGGCGAACCGGCTCGTCTCCGCCACCGGGTGGGTCAAGTCATCGTACGGGAACATAACGACCAACTCCACGCGGACGTTCGCCCTCGTGTACCTCCTCACCTTCGAGACGCTGGACCTGACCATCGTTGCGGACACCGGCGTGGTCGCCACGGACGGCGCCGGCGGCGTCATGTACTCGGCGCAGACGCACGGCAACTTCCCGCTTGGCTGGGTCTATCAACAGAATAGCCTAACCGTCACGCACGGGTTGGAGGAGACGACGGTGGCCGCCGGCCGGTGGTCGTCGGCGCCGCCGTACCGGTCGCTGCGCACCACGCAGAGCAGCCTCGTGGAGGACGAGGAGGGAGGCGGCAAGTCGTGGGGCGTCCGGCAGACGTACAGGTACAACGCCACCGACGGATGCTACTTCAGGAACGTGACCAGCAGCAACTACAGCGTCGTGTCAGACCACTCCAATGAGTTGTGCGTGAAGGGGGCGGCATCCGTCGGAGTTGGCGCTGTCACGGCCGCGCTACCGACGGTCAATCTTCCATAG